The following proteins come from a genomic window of Pyxidicoccus sp. MSG2:
- a CDS encoding class I SAM-dependent methyltransferase: MAESEGNHGAQGAPDPVGMFANRLRKDAKRFRKWARAERLTAFRVYDRDIPEYPYAIDLYGDCAHVVEYPRRRALKSGTAESQREEVLAEVTEVLGVPPERIFVKTHTPQPWGRSQYGRVGQGSSRIVVEEQGLKFWVNLGDYLDTGLFMDHRNTRARVREEAKGKRFLNLFAYTGAFTVYAAAGGATSTTTVDLSNTYLDWAEDNLDLNGLADARHVLVRADAKAWVEAQADEPERYDLVVCDPPSFSTSKKMSGSFNVQRDHPRLLAAIRALLSPGGVLYFSTNFLGFELSDAAARGMDVEEITPASIPEDFQRKEIHRCWRMVAP, from the coding sequence ATGGCTGAGTCAGAGGGCAACCACGGCGCGCAAGGGGCACCCGACCCGGTGGGGATGTTCGCCAACCGGCTGCGCAAGGACGCGAAGCGCTTCCGCAAGTGGGCCCGCGCGGAGCGGCTGACGGCCTTCCGCGTCTACGACAGGGACATTCCCGAGTACCCCTACGCCATCGACCTCTACGGCGACTGCGCGCACGTGGTGGAGTACCCGCGCCGCCGCGCCCTCAAGTCCGGCACCGCCGAGTCCCAGCGCGAGGAGGTGCTCGCGGAGGTGACGGAGGTACTCGGCGTCCCACCCGAGCGCATCTTCGTGAAGACGCACACGCCCCAGCCCTGGGGCCGCTCGCAGTACGGCCGGGTGGGCCAGGGCAGCAGTCGAATCGTCGTGGAGGAGCAGGGCCTGAAGTTCTGGGTCAACCTCGGCGACTACCTCGACACCGGCCTCTTCATGGACCACCGCAACACCCGCGCACGCGTGCGGGAGGAGGCGAAGGGCAAGCGCTTCCTCAACCTCTTCGCGTACACCGGGGCCTTCACCGTCTACGCCGCCGCGGGAGGCGCCACGAGCACCACGACGGTGGACCTGTCCAACACGTACCTCGACTGGGCCGAGGACAACCTCGACTTGAACGGACTCGCGGACGCGCGGCACGTGCTGGTGCGCGCGGACGCCAAGGCGTGGGTGGAGGCACAGGCCGACGAGCCGGAGCGCTACGACCTGGTGGTCTGCGACCCGCCGTCCTTCTCCACGTCGAAGAAGATGTCCGGCAGCTTCAACGTGCAGCGAGACCACCCGCGCCTGTTGGCCGCCATCCGGGCGCTGCTTTCGCCCGGCGGCGTCCTCTACTTCTCCACCAACTTCCTCGGCTTCGAGCTCAGCGACGCGGCGGCGCGGGGAATGGACGTGGAAGAAATTACCCCCGCCTCCATCCCCGAGGACTTCCAGCGGAAGGAAATCCACCGGTGCTGGCGGATGGTGGCCCCCTGA
- a CDS encoding 16S rRNA (uracil(1498)-N(3))-methyltransferase — MNLLLLFDEDFLPDGTARLTGRRAQHAREVLRAEPGESLRVGRLGGLTGTGEVLENSTGVLHLRVSLTELPPPRAGVDLLLAIPRPKALKKVLPAVASLGVDRVVLVNAARVEKSYFDSKVLDAAFVRELLLQGLEQARDTHLPEVLIRERFRPFVEDEADALFGPDAVRLLPHPPAKQPLRAAGADTAERVVLAIGPDGGWVPFEADLLEAHGFRPFSLGPRILRVETAVPVLLGQVALLREDIAPRQESSRA; from the coding sequence GTGAATCTGCTCCTGCTCTTCGACGAGGACTTCCTCCCGGACGGCACCGCCCGCCTCACCGGACGCCGGGCCCAGCACGCCCGCGAGGTGCTGCGCGCCGAGCCCGGTGAGTCCCTGCGCGTGGGCCGCCTGGGCGGCCTCACCGGCACCGGCGAGGTGCTGGAGAACAGCACCGGCGTCCTGCACCTGCGCGTCTCCCTCACCGAGCTCCCACCGCCCCGGGCAGGCGTGGACCTGCTCCTCGCCATCCCCCGCCCCAAGGCCCTGAAGAAGGTCCTCCCCGCGGTGGCGTCGCTCGGCGTGGACCGCGTGGTGCTGGTCAACGCGGCCCGCGTGGAGAAGAGCTACTTCGACTCCAAGGTGCTGGACGCCGCCTTCGTGCGCGAGTTGCTCCTCCAGGGCCTGGAGCAGGCCCGCGACACGCACCTGCCGGAGGTCCTCATCCGCGAGCGCTTCCGCCCCTTCGTCGAGGACGAAGCGGACGCGCTCTTCGGCCCGGACGCAGTCCGGCTGCTCCCCCACCCGCCCGCGAAGCAGCCCCTGCGCGCGGCCGGGGCGGACACGGCCGAGCGGGTGGTGCTGGCCATCGGCCCCGACGGCGGCTGGGTCCCCTTCGAGGCCGACCTCCTCGAGGCCCACGGCTTCCGCCCCTTCTCCCTGGGCCCGCGCATCCTCCGGGTGGAGACGGCCGTGCCCGTCCTCCTGGGGCAGGTGGCCCTTCTGCGAGAGGACATTGCCCCGCGTCAGGAGTCATCTCGGGCTTGA
- a CDS encoding BolA family protein, whose translation MLDADFVRTRILEALPGSEVEVRDTTGTGDHFEARVVSPAFAGKPMVQQHQLVYAPLQQWLKSGELHALALKTYSPEQWQKLGQR comes from the coding sequence ATGCTCGATGCCGACTTCGTCCGGACCCGCATCCTCGAGGCCCTGCCGGGCTCAGAGGTCGAGGTTAGAGATACCACCGGGACGGGAGACCACTTCGAGGCGCGGGTGGTGAGCCCCGCCTTTGCTGGCAAACCCATGGTGCAGCAGCACCAGCTCGTCTATGCGCCCCTGCAGCAGTGGCTGAAGTCGGGCGAGCTGCACGCCCTCGCGCTGAAGACCTATTCGCCCGAGCAGTGGCAGAAGCTCGGCCAACGCTAG
- the grxD gene encoding Grx4 family monothiol glutaredoxin, with amino-acid sequence MTPELKARLEKETQSHKIVLFMKGNALFPQCGFSARALQLLQPFGEVHTVDVLADPEVRQGIKDLTNWPTIPQIFINGQFVGGSDILMELAERGELADLVAGKSPA; translated from the coding sequence ATGACCCCTGAGCTCAAGGCCCGGCTGGAGAAGGAAACCCAGTCGCACAAAATCGTCCTGTTCATGAAGGGCAATGCCCTCTTCCCGCAGTGCGGCTTCTCCGCGCGGGCGCTGCAGCTGTTGCAGCCCTTCGGCGAGGTCCACACGGTGGACGTGCTGGCGGACCCCGAGGTTCGCCAGGGCATCAAGGACCTCACGAACTGGCCCACCATTCCGCAGATCTTCATCAACGGGCAGTTCGTCGGCGGCTCCGACATCCTCATGGAGCTGGCCGAGCGCGGTGAGCTGGCGGACCTGGTCGCCGGCAAGTCCCCGGCCTGA
- a CDS encoding FecR domain-containing protein produces MAGHEVQALWALAAGELDAAERSRVEAHVSGCAECAAELERVKQSRAALHTVREVTPDVRWDVVDAGLRAAAARQAAARSLGPWARLREAAAQRVKPASGSWRPGAMAAPRSRLPWAMLLAGACAAMLGFWMLRTPDVAPGTTVAVLDGDGAPDTPQTVQAGTPQTETVRDGDGALAELPREGTGTLDTAQAESTSGAVVREAGGAERTLQAGTKLRSGVAVRTPARATAMLRLPDASRVRLSAGSEVELSRAEARDVHLTVRRGRLSVQASHAQREGFLVEAAGLRVSVVGTVFTVEHTEHGAAVAVAEGRVRVEVEGQPPRLVSAGERVELDSRKQTLKHAPVSEPDQRAFAELSAPEAGVQAPATGKPVVAMKEPRPQAPRPENKESAELPEEIPTRTQVVAEVAPSKDVASSEADPDQEFAPYPAKSVTEQLPPKMAEPPAPPPPTAVAERPAQEKKKEPLIPMALLSGDADERFLGYARLQMRPRKCESFLVGLQEIAQRSPRADHRDQARQLRARCLAEKPPQQAPRMDPPTAPRLPTGPLKPGGRTGRLP; encoded by the coding sequence ATGGCCGGCCATGAGGTCCAGGCGCTGTGGGCGCTGGCGGCGGGGGAGCTGGACGCGGCGGAGCGCTCCCGCGTGGAGGCGCACGTCTCTGGATGCGCGGAGTGCGCGGCGGAGCTGGAGCGGGTGAAGCAGTCCCGCGCGGCGCTGCACACGGTGCGAGAGGTGACGCCGGACGTACGCTGGGATGTGGTGGACGCGGGGCTTCGGGCCGCGGCGGCGCGACAGGCGGCGGCCCGGTCCCTGGGGCCGTGGGCGAGGCTGCGTGAAGCGGCGGCGCAGCGGGTGAAGCCTGCATCCGGGTCCTGGCGGCCCGGCGCCATGGCGGCCCCGAGGTCCCGGCTCCCGTGGGCCATGCTGCTCGCGGGGGCCTGCGCGGCGATGCTGGGCTTCTGGATGTTGCGGACGCCGGACGTGGCGCCGGGCACGACGGTGGCGGTGCTCGACGGTGACGGCGCTCCGGACACGCCCCAGACGGTGCAAGCGGGCACGCCCCAGACGGAGACGGTGCGCGACGGTGACGGCGCCCTCGCGGAGCTGCCTCGCGAAGGCACGGGCACCCTCGACACGGCGCAGGCGGAGAGCACCTCGGGCGCGGTGGTGCGCGAGGCGGGTGGCGCGGAGCGGACGCTCCAGGCGGGCACGAAGCTGCGCTCGGGTGTCGCGGTCCGGACGCCCGCGCGTGCCACGGCGATGCTGCGGCTGCCGGACGCGAGCCGGGTGCGGCTGTCGGCGGGCTCGGAGGTGGAGCTGTCCCGAGCGGAGGCCCGCGACGTCCACCTCACGGTGCGTCGGGGCCGGCTGTCGGTGCAGGCGTCGCATGCGCAGCGGGAGGGATTCCTGGTGGAGGCGGCGGGCCTGCGAGTGTCCGTGGTGGGCACCGTCTTCACGGTGGAGCACACGGAGCACGGCGCGGCGGTGGCCGTGGCGGAAGGACGCGTGCGCGTGGAGGTGGAGGGCCAGCCTCCGCGACTGGTGAGCGCGGGTGAGCGGGTGGAGCTGGATTCGCGGAAGCAGACCCTGAAGCATGCGCCGGTGTCGGAGCCCGACCAGCGGGCCTTCGCGGAGCTGAGCGCCCCCGAAGCAGGGGTCCAGGCTCCGGCGACGGGGAAGCCGGTGGTGGCCATGAAGGAGCCGCGACCGCAGGCGCCACGCCCCGAAAACAAGGAGTCCGCAGAGCTGCCGGAAGAAATCCCGACGCGCACGCAGGTGGTGGCCGAGGTGGCTCCGTCCAAGGACGTGGCGTCCTCCGAAGCGGACCCCGACCAGGAGTTCGCGCCCTACCCCGCGAAGTCCGTGACGGAGCAACTGCCTCCGAAAATGGCCGAGCCTCCCGCCCCACCGCCCCCCACCGCCGTGGCGGAGCGGCCCGCGCAGGAGAAGAAGAAGGAGCCGCTGATTCCGATGGCGCTGCTGTCGGGCGACGCGGACGAGCGCTTCCTGGGGTACGCGCGGCTCCAGATGCGCCCCCGTAAGTGCGAGAGCTTCCTGGTGGGCCTGCAGGAGATTGCGCAGCGGAGCCCCCGCGCGGACCACCGAGACCAGGCGCGCCAGCTTCGTGCACGGTGCCTGGCGGAGAAGCCTCCGCAGCAAGCGCCTCGGATGGACCCGCCGACAGCCCCTCGACTTCCCACGGGGCCGCTGAAGCCGGGAGGCCGCACCGGACGGCTGCCCTGA
- a CDS encoding aminopeptidase P family protein produces MATSNPSSPSADGTSQPAVGEQQPLVTSEPQAAPAKPASHDTVPPPALLDFMVKRWKPGAKKLPPKLKNADAFRARRRALSKLFPGETLIIPTGHEKVRANDTYYRFRPGTDFYYLTGNTEPDCVLVLQPKEGGGHTDVLFVEPNPGRSDATFFTDRVKGELWVGPRLGVKESQARFGVDEARGLDGLKDYLASLHGAVSRPTRVLRNFSPKVDTAIPEGGERDKAMAQALSEMRLLKDAQELRELQASIDSTQRGFEDVIRGLKTAKTERYVEGIFNLRARVEGNDVGYGTIAASGSHACVLHWTRNDGPLVPGDLLLLDAGVEGHTLYTADITRTLPLSGRFSKEQREIYELVLEAQDQAIAAVKPGNDFMEPNRVAMRVLAKGLESLGILESAEEALKDEHQFYKRYSLHNVSHMLGLDVHDCAQARQEAYKYGKLQPGMVLTVEPGLYFQTDDLTVPRRYRGIGVRIEDDVVVTARGCKVLSGKIPRTAKDVEAWMKSVWKAAKK; encoded by the coding sequence ATGGCCACGTCCAACCCTTCCTCCCCCTCCGCCGACGGCACCTCGCAGCCCGCCGTGGGTGAGCAGCAGCCCCTCGTCACTTCGGAGCCGCAGGCCGCGCCCGCGAAGCCCGCCAGCCACGACACGGTGCCGCCCCCGGCCCTGCTCGACTTCATGGTGAAGCGGTGGAAGCCGGGCGCGAAGAAGCTGCCGCCCAAGCTGAAGAACGCCGACGCCTTCCGCGCCCGCCGCCGCGCCCTCTCCAAGCTGTTCCCCGGCGAGACGCTCATCATCCCCACCGGCCACGAGAAGGTGCGCGCCAACGACACCTACTACCGCTTCCGGCCGGGCACCGACTTCTACTACCTCACCGGCAACACCGAGCCGGACTGCGTCCTCGTCCTCCAGCCGAAGGAGGGCGGCGGCCACACCGACGTCCTCTTCGTGGAGCCCAACCCGGGCCGCAGTGACGCCACCTTCTTCACGGACCGCGTGAAGGGCGAGCTGTGGGTGGGCCCGCGCCTGGGCGTGAAGGAGAGCCAGGCCCGCTTCGGCGTGGACGAGGCGCGCGGCCTCGACGGGCTGAAGGACTACCTCGCCAGCCTGCACGGCGCCGTCAGCCGGCCCACGCGCGTGCTGCGCAACTTCTCGCCCAAGGTGGACACCGCGATTCCCGAGGGCGGAGAGCGCGACAAGGCCATGGCCCAGGCCCTCTCCGAGATGCGGCTGCTCAAGGACGCGCAGGAGCTGCGCGAGCTGCAGGCCTCCATCGACTCCACCCAGCGCGGCTTCGAGGACGTCATCCGCGGCCTGAAGACGGCGAAGACGGAGCGCTACGTGGAGGGCATCTTCAACCTGCGCGCCCGCGTGGAGGGCAACGACGTGGGCTACGGCACCATCGCCGCCAGCGGCTCGCACGCGTGCGTGCTGCACTGGACGCGCAATGACGGGCCGCTCGTCCCCGGGGACTTGCTCCTGCTGGACGCGGGCGTGGAGGGCCACACGCTCTACACGGCGGACATCACCCGCACCCTGCCCCTCTCCGGGAGGTTCTCGAAGGAGCAGCGCGAAATCTACGAGCTGGTGCTGGAGGCGCAGGACCAGGCGATTGCAGCGGTGAAGCCGGGCAACGACTTCATGGAGCCCAACCGCGTGGCCATGCGCGTGCTGGCGAAGGGCCTGGAGTCGCTCGGCATCCTGGAGAGCGCCGAGGAGGCGCTCAAGGACGAGCACCAGTTCTACAAGCGCTACTCGCTGCACAACGTCAGCCACATGCTGGGCCTGGACGTGCACGACTGCGCCCAGGCGCGGCAGGAGGCATACAAGTACGGCAAGCTCCAGCCCGGCATGGTGCTGACGGTGGAGCCCGGCCTGTACTTCCAGACGGACGACCTCACCGTGCCCAGGCGCTACCGCGGCATCGGCGTGCGGATCGAGGACGACGTCGTCGTCACCGCGCGCGGCTGCAAGGTCCTCTCCGGGAAGATTCCCCGCACCGCGAAGGACGTGGAGGCGTGGATGAAGTCCGTGTGGAAGGCCGCGAAGAAGTAG
- a CDS encoding tRNA-uridine aminocarboxypropyltransferase yields the protein MTVRNLCLRCRRPESTCYCAQLPPPLETKTRVVFLQHPRERRVAIGTARMARLALRNAELHEGVDFTGHARLEQLAAKPESVAVLFPGDNAITVEEASRNPPETIIVVDGTWPQAKKVVSRNPLLASLPRISFVPRRPSNYRIRAEPADHCVSTIEAVVEMLGILEGDAERFDTMLKAFEYMVDTQLERQSQRTSPNRRRIYFGPWRPPLELRTLADRFENLVVFYGEANAHPTGTNIPSELVHAVACRPATGERFEAVIAPEHPLARSTPLHVELPEEVLFAGEPRTQALARFEAFLRPDDELAVWTTFALDLLWEGGVTRRPARNVRLATARALKGKAGGVEQAMELLRGPAVPEWAPGRAGRRIRALESVVRELVARGNATEPPQKLPRTGSDG from the coding sequence CTGACTGTGCGTAATCTGTGCCTTCGCTGCCGCCGTCCCGAGAGTACCTGCTACTGCGCGCAACTGCCGCCCCCGCTGGAGACCAAGACCCGCGTCGTCTTCCTCCAGCATCCGCGTGAGCGGCGCGTGGCCATTGGCACGGCACGCATGGCGCGCCTGGCGCTGCGCAACGCCGAACTGCACGAGGGCGTGGACTTCACCGGCCACGCGCGGCTGGAGCAGCTCGCGGCGAAGCCGGAGTCGGTGGCCGTGCTCTTCCCGGGCGACAACGCCATCACGGTGGAGGAGGCCAGCAGGAATCCGCCGGAGACCATCATCGTCGTGGACGGCACGTGGCCCCAGGCGAAGAAGGTCGTCTCGCGAAACCCGCTGCTCGCCAGCCTGCCGCGCATCAGCTTCGTGCCCCGCCGGCCGAGCAACTACCGCATCCGCGCCGAGCCCGCGGACCACTGCGTGTCCACCATCGAGGCGGTGGTGGAGATGCTGGGCATCCTGGAGGGGGACGCGGAGCGCTTCGACACCATGCTCAAGGCCTTCGAGTACATGGTGGACACGCAGTTGGAGCGGCAATCGCAGCGGACGTCTCCGAACCGCCGCCGCATTTACTTCGGCCCGTGGCGTCCGCCGCTGGAGCTGCGCACGCTGGCCGACCGCTTCGAGAACCTCGTCGTCTTCTACGGCGAGGCCAACGCACATCCGACCGGAACGAACATTCCTTCCGAGCTGGTCCACGCGGTGGCCTGCCGTCCAGCCACGGGAGAGCGCTTCGAGGCTGTCATCGCTCCCGAGCATCCACTGGCGCGCAGCACACCGCTGCATGTGGAGTTGCCCGAGGAGGTGTTGTTCGCGGGAGAGCCGCGCACGCAGGCGCTGGCGCGGTTCGAGGCGTTCCTGCGTCCCGATGACGAGCTGGCCGTGTGGACCACCTTCGCGCTGGATTTGCTGTGGGAGGGAGGCGTCACCCGGCGGCCGGCGCGCAACGTGCGACTGGCCACGGCGCGCGCGCTGAAGGGCAAGGCGGGCGGGGTGGAGCAGGCCATGGAATTGCTGCGCGGACCTGCCGTGCCCGAGTGGGCTCCCGGACGCGCGGGCCGGCGCATCCGCGCGCTCGAGTCCGTGGTTCGCGAGCTGGTGGCGCGGGGGAATGCCACGGAGCCGCCGCAGAAGCTGCCGCGCACGGGCTCAGACGGCTGA
- a CDS encoding RNA polymerase sigma factor, whose protein sequence is MFFRGTRSLAEVSAPAERLASAVPAPVSADEAQLHHLVCRVQDGDLAAFEQLYQLTRLDAARTLRHLVGDRVEVEDLLQETYLRLLTAVKGYRGESRFRTFFYRVCSNVALSHLRWKRRRPEDSFAEPPEQESPGEDPERAAARRQAARLVELALERLKPKKRIVFVYYELCGMSPDEIAEAVGSSANTVRSRLHHARLEFNEAMQRLLVTRRPGGLHGRP, encoded by the coding sequence GTGTTCTTCAGAGGAACTCGTTCACTGGCGGAAGTCAGCGCGCCGGCCGAGCGCCTCGCGAGCGCCGTGCCCGCGCCGGTGAGCGCGGACGAGGCCCAGCTCCACCACCTGGTGTGTCGGGTCCAGGACGGAGACCTCGCCGCCTTCGAGCAGCTCTACCAGCTCACGCGGCTGGACGCGGCGCGGACGCTGCGGCACCTGGTGGGCGACCGGGTGGAGGTGGAGGACCTGCTCCAGGAGACGTACCTGCGGCTGCTGACGGCGGTGAAGGGCTACCGGGGCGAGTCCCGCTTCCGGACATTCTTCTACCGGGTGTGCTCCAACGTGGCGCTGTCGCACCTGCGCTGGAAGCGGCGGCGGCCGGAGGACTCGTTCGCTGAGCCGCCGGAGCAGGAGTCACCGGGAGAGGACCCCGAGCGCGCCGCGGCCCGGCGCCAGGCGGCCCGGCTGGTGGAGCTGGCGCTGGAGCGGCTGAAGCCCAAGAAGCGCATCGTCTTCGTCTATTACGAGCTGTGCGGCATGAGCCCGGACGAGATTGCCGAGGCCGTGGGAAGCTCGGCCAACACCGTTCGCAGCCGCCTGCACCACGCGAGACTGGAGTTCAACGAGGCCATGCAGCGACTGCTCGTTACCCGCCGCCCTGGAGGTCTCCATGGCCGGCCATGA
- a CDS encoding DUF2914 domain-containing protein — protein MVTATQPNNSEKQDDTVEAPGAPVASGNVPVADTNAAVALKDTALPATSPAGVVDPDDLVATAKTPTLMEKVQDFRTRHEKWEMAVFFFGGFIYDIVSLSRIDDTLTQVQSFAYLLILTSLLLLEQRFPEGTEPPKLLAKVWRWREDAVHFLFGSLLSVFMLILFKATSGFTPYLFVVGLFALLVANELPRFRQVGPVIRVVLLSLCVTLYFACLLPVVFGRMGFWVFLLAVALGCASVFGLMRLIERWRPDVEFLVRNVAIPGFGVQGVLLVLYLVGVIPPLPVAVQFADIYHKVERISPGVYQLSSVDDSVWFKPWTWFGPDFQMQPGDKPYYFFRIFAPKGFAPYKVRVRWYYDHPDKGWTTSGNGFMANVSSNGTDGGYRYYATTSNLKPGDWRVLLETEDGHEIHRINFSVGPDERTEPRQYKLEYSTLKEMKPLSQEDWEKTRKTAAPKAGTPAPSPAPAPGSVGTEPGETAPQAGGTAP, from the coding sequence GTGGTCACCGCAACACAGCCCAACAATTCCGAGAAGCAGGACGACACCGTCGAAGCGCCGGGAGCCCCGGTCGCCTCCGGCAACGTCCCCGTCGCCGATACCAACGCCGCCGTCGCGCTGAAGGACACCGCGCTCCCGGCCACCTCGCCCGCTGGGGTGGTGGACCCGGACGACCTGGTGGCCACGGCGAAGACGCCCACCCTCATGGAGAAGGTGCAGGACTTCCGCACCCGCCACGAGAAGTGGGAGATGGCGGTCTTCTTCTTCGGCGGCTTCATCTACGACATCGTCTCGCTCAGCCGCATCGACGACACGCTGACGCAGGTGCAGAGCTTCGCGTACCTGCTCATCCTGACCTCGCTGCTGCTCCTGGAGCAGCGCTTCCCCGAGGGCACCGAGCCGCCGAAGCTGCTGGCCAAGGTGTGGCGCTGGCGCGAGGACGCGGTGCACTTCCTCTTCGGAAGCCTGCTCAGCGTCTTCATGCTCATCCTGTTCAAGGCCACGTCGGGCTTCACGCCCTACCTGTTCGTGGTGGGCCTGTTCGCGCTGCTGGTGGCCAACGAATTGCCGCGCTTCCGGCAGGTGGGCCCCGTCATCCGCGTGGTGCTGCTCAGCCTGTGCGTGACGCTGTACTTCGCGTGCCTCCTGCCCGTGGTCTTCGGCCGCATGGGCTTCTGGGTGTTCCTGCTGGCGGTGGCCCTGGGCTGCGCGAGCGTCTTCGGGCTGATGCGCCTGATTGAGCGCTGGCGGCCGGACGTGGAGTTCCTCGTCCGCAACGTGGCCATTCCCGGCTTCGGCGTGCAGGGCGTGCTGCTGGTCCTCTACCTGGTGGGCGTGATTCCGCCGCTGCCGGTGGCCGTGCAGTTCGCGGACATCTACCACAAGGTGGAGAGGATCAGCCCCGGCGTGTACCAGCTGTCCTCGGTGGACGACTCCGTCTGGTTCAAGCCGTGGACGTGGTTCGGCCCGGACTTCCAGATGCAGCCGGGCGACAAGCCCTACTACTTCTTCCGCATCTTCGCGCCCAAGGGCTTCGCGCCCTACAAGGTCCGCGTGCGCTGGTACTACGACCACCCCGACAAGGGCTGGACGACGTCCGGCAACGGCTTCATGGCCAACGTGAGCAGCAACGGGACGGACGGCGGCTACCGCTACTACGCGACGACGTCCAACCTGAAGCCCGGCGACTGGCGCGTGCTGCTGGAGACCGAGGACGGGCACGAAATCCACCGCATCAACTTCTCCGTCGGCCCGGACGAGCGCACCGAGCCGCGCCAGTACAAGCTGGAGTACTCCACCCTCAAGGAGATGAAGCCGCTGTCCCAGGAGGACTGGGAGAAGACGCGCAAGACGGCCGCGCCGAAGGCCGGGACGCCCGCGCCCTCGCCAGCGCCCGCTCCAGGCTCGGTGGGGACGGAGCCCGGCGAGACGGCGCCGCAGGCCGGTGGGACGGCGCCGTAG
- a CDS encoding response regulator gives MSLPTVEELPISTGHDSSERTTRSDDLKLEPARGAVLVVEDDPTHREILVELLAGWGYEPLPVGSAEEAEFAVRNKRMDAAVVDVFLPGRSGATLMSKLRERFPQAVLIGVSAMSDAAMARKCKGLGADLFIGKPLNPEKLAEALQSRHTSWH, from the coding sequence ATGTCCCTCCCCACCGTCGAAGAGCTGCCCATCTCCACCGGACACGACTCGAGCGAGCGCACCACGCGCAGCGACGACCTGAAGCTCGAACCGGCGCGCGGCGCGGTGCTCGTCGTCGAGGACGACCCGACGCACCGGGAAATCCTCGTGGAGCTGCTCGCGGGCTGGGGCTACGAGCCGCTCCCCGTGGGCAGCGCGGAGGAGGCGGAGTTCGCCGTGCGCAACAAGCGCATGGATGCCGCCGTCGTCGACGTCTTCCTGCCCGGCCGCAGCGGCGCCACGCTGATGTCCAAGCTGCGCGAGCGCTTCCCCCAGGCGGTGCTCATCGGCGTCAGCGCCATGAGCGACGCGGCCATGGCGCGCAAGTGCAAGGGCCTGGGCGCGGACCTCTTCATCGGCAAGCCCCTCAACCCCGAGAAGCTCGCCGAGGCGCTCCAGTCCAGGCACACGAGCTGGCACTGA
- a CDS encoding YqgE/AlgH family protein, with protein MKNLAPGLLLAMPQLGDPNFYRSVILMIEHGETGSMGLVINRGAPLTLGELARGQNMGIASARTEQSVFVGGPVEPQRGFVLHEDAEQTEKHPVLPGLFLSVTLDALGPLLENPSPRLRFCLGYAGWGPKQLESEIAAGSWLFAEATAEAVLGLEPSKLWETTLRGMGVDPAMLVMGRGMN; from the coding sequence GTGAAGAACCTCGCTCCCGGACTCCTGCTGGCCATGCCCCAGCTCGGGGACCCGAACTTCTACCGCTCGGTCATCCTGATGATCGAGCACGGTGAGACGGGCTCCATGGGGCTCGTCATCAACCGGGGGGCCCCCCTCACGCTCGGTGAGCTGGCGCGCGGCCAGAACATGGGCATCGCCTCGGCGCGGACCGAACAGTCCGTCTTCGTGGGCGGCCCCGTGGAGCCGCAGCGCGGCTTCGTCCTGCACGAAGACGCGGAGCAGACCGAGAAGCACCCGGTGCTGCCCGGCCTGTTCCTGAGCGTCACGCTGGACGCGCTGGGGCCGCTCCTGGAGAACCCCTCGCCGCGCCTGCGCTTCTGCCTGGGCTACGCGGGCTGGGGCCCCAAGCAGTTGGAGAGCGAGATTGCCGCCGGCTCCTGGCTCTTCGCCGAGGCGACCGCCGAGGCGGTGCTGGGCCTGGAGCCCTCGAAACTGTGGGAGACCACGTTGCGTGGCATGGGCGTGGACCCGGCCATGCTGGTGATGGGAAGGGGGATGAACTGA